The Candidatus Nitrosocosmicus franklandus genome contains a region encoding:
- a CDS encoding patatin-like phospholipase family protein, with protein sequence MAVSSEIPDKQRVLILQGGGALGAYQVGAFKALAEELPKMDANRGETNRPLFDIVAGTSIGAINAAILVSHFKQNNGWKGAFEKLEEFWNYISFDTSHAVDSDISWWESDHKNDENAASVEAARRYYSAKFFLKNGTPHVFSYPEFKEDDRFFDYSISLPNNQWFLYSNEELKRTICDSGFAKFPISTTIGEPRLLIVSTDVGDGATVTFDSYLPESKYGRVDERSGKYLEHTIKHNQGIEVSHVMASACIPLFYNYEEIDGRKFWDGGVLSNTPLREVIHMHRYYWYDKIGKREPGSKVPNLEIYIIGVWPSSEDGDSVNKDNAIPSDYDGLKAKFYDINLSDKTEYDEKSATMVSDLIEIIGNIRSLAPKHMNLDQQKEFDMILQDFLKRDAQSKSRDGEKRSYGSLLNGRVKLDKVVRIELRESKNDISNKAFDLSAITTKNLMEQGEKDTKYILKD encoded by the coding sequence ATGGCAGTTAGTTCTGAAATTCCAGATAAACAGCGAGTATTGATTTTACAGGGTGGAGGAGCATTAGGTGCATATCAGGTAGGTGCTTTTAAGGCTCTTGCGGAGGAGCTCCCGAAAATGGATGCGAATAGAGGTGAAACAAATAGACCTTTGTTCGATATTGTTGCAGGCACTTCAATAGGTGCCATAAATGCTGCAATCTTGGTCAGTCACTTTAAACAAAATAATGGCTGGAAAGGTGCATTTGAAAAACTTGAGGAATTCTGGAATTATATTTCTTTTGACACTAGTCACGCTGTTGACTCTGATATCAGTTGGTGGGAATCAGATCATAAGAATGATGAAAACGCTGCTTCAGTTGAAGCTGCAAGGAGATATTATTCTGCGAAGTTCTTTTTGAAAAACGGAACACCTCACGTCTTTTCTTATCCTGAATTTAAAGAAGATGACAGATTCTTTGACTATAGCATTTCACTACCTAATAATCAATGGTTTCTTTATAGTAATGAGGAACTTAAGAGAACCATTTGTGACTCAGGATTTGCAAAATTTCCCATATCTACAACTATAGGGGAGCCTAGGTTGTTAATTGTAAGCACAGATGTAGGTGACGGAGCAACGGTAACATTTGATAGTTATTTACCAGAATCAAAGTATGGACGAGTTGACGAAAGATCTGGTAAATATTTAGAACATACAATAAAGCACAATCAAGGTATAGAAGTATCACACGTTATGGCCAGTGCATGTATACCCTTGTTCTATAATTATGAGGAAATCGATGGAAGAAAATTCTGGGATGGTGGTGTACTTAGCAATACTCCGTTACGAGAAGTCATACATATGCATCGTTACTATTGGTATGACAAAATAGGTAAAAGAGAACCTGGAAGTAAGGTACCAAACTTGGAAATCTATATAATTGGAGTATGGCCTTCCTCAGAAGATGGCGATAGTGTCAATAAAGATAACGCAATTCCATCTGACTACGATGGATTAAAAGCAAAGTTTTATGACATAAATCTTTCTGACAAAACTGAGTATGACGAAAAGTCTGCAACAATGGTGTCAGATCTTATTGAAATAATTGGGAATATTAGGTCTTTAGCCCCAAAACATATGAATTTGGATCAGCAGAAAGAATTTGACATGATTCTACAAGACTTCTTGAAGAGAGACGCACAAAGTAAGAGCCGTGATGGAGAAAAGAGAAGTTATGGATCACTGTTAAACGGTCGAGTTAAATTAGACAAAGTTGTGAGAATAGAACTAAGGGAGAGTAAAAATGATATATCAAACAAAGCATTTGATCTTTCTGCTATTACGACCAAGAATCTGATGGAGCAAGGAGAAAAAGATACGAAATACATTCTTAAAGATTAA
- a CDS encoding AAA family ATPase, protein MTGMPGAGKSTVANYLRKNDFYVLSMGDIIKEKALELNLDFNDKNLGDLMLSLRKETNDSGIVAKLMLEKIMELKDTEKIVVDGIRSYEEFLVFKKIGFAKLLAIHASSNKRYENIKARNRSDTPQDFVRFSSRDEREISVGILKAITLADKSIDNEDLSLDDLHNQVEEIVKEWSNEFKRIDK, encoded by the coding sequence TTGACAGGTATGCCTGGAGCGGGAAAATCAACCGTGGCCAATTATCTAAGAAAAAATGACTTTTACGTGCTAAGTATGGGAGATATAATAAAGGAAAAAGCATTAGAACTAAATCTTGATTTCAACGATAAAAATCTTGGAGACCTCATGTTAAGTCTAAGGAAGGAGACAAACGACAGTGGAATTGTCGCAAAATTAATGCTTGAAAAAATTATGGAACTAAAGGACACAGAAAAAATAGTAGTAGATGGAATTAGAAGTTACGAAGAATTTTTGGTATTTAAAAAAATCGGATTTGCAAAATTATTGGCAATCCATGCTTCTTCCAATAAACGCTATGAAAATATAAAAGCACGAAATAGGTCGGACACTCCACAAGACTTTGTTAGATTCAGTAGTAGAGATGAAAGAGAAATAAGCGTTGGGATTCTTAAGGCAATCACACTGGCTGATAAATCAATTGATAATGAGGATTTATCTTTGGATGATCTTCATAATCAAGTCGAAGAAATAGTCAAAGAATGGTCAAATGAATTTAAGAGAATTGATAAATAA